The following proteins come from a genomic window of Pseudomonas sp. MAG733B:
- a CDS encoding RDD family protein produces MLETTALPRKATLSPPLDTRYQVETPEGIDLPLRPAGLMVRALAFAIDLALRGLILGLLFIVLAMLGKLGAGLGSLLIFGVSWWYMVLFEVLNQGRSPGKQWMGLRVVQDDGTPIGWSASLLRNLLRFVDLLPFGYFLGAISCLQHPSFKRLGDIAAGTLVIYREQPLTRPQLPPAQPRRPAFTLTLTEQRAILGFAERQAELSPARVNELASILAQPLQVPAPHAVAELNGIAHGLLGPA; encoded by the coding sequence ATGCTCGAGACCACAGCACTGCCAAGGAAAGCGACGCTGTCCCCGCCACTGGATACGCGGTATCAGGTCGAAACGCCGGAAGGCATCGATTTGCCTCTGCGCCCGGCCGGGTTGATGGTTCGTGCATTGGCGTTCGCCATCGATCTGGCGCTGCGCGGACTGATCCTCGGCCTGCTGTTCATTGTGTTGGCGATGCTAGGGAAACTTGGCGCGGGGCTGGGTTCGTTGCTGATCTTCGGCGTCAGCTGGTGGTACATGGTGCTGTTCGAAGTCCTCAACCAGGGCCGCTCGCCGGGCAAGCAGTGGATGGGCTTGCGGGTGGTGCAAGACGACGGCACACCGATTGGCTGGTCCGCGTCGTTGCTGCGAAACCTGTTGCGCTTCGTCGACCTGCTGCCGTTCGGCTACTTCCTCGGGGCCATCAGTTGCCTGCAACATCCCAGCTTCAAGCGCCTCGGCGACATCGCCGCCGGCACGCTGGTGATCTATCGCGAACAACCGCTCACCCGCCCGCAACTACCGCCCGCCCAACCGCGTCGCCCGGCATTTACCCTGACCCTGACCGAGCAACGCGCCATCCTCGGTTTCGCCGAGCGCCAGGCTGAACTCTCCCCCGCCAGGGTCAATGAACTGGCATCGATCCTTGCTCAACCGTTGCAGGTTCCGGCGCCACACGCCGTGGCCGAACTCAACGGCATCGCCCACGGCCTGTTGGGGCCGGCATGA
- a CDS encoding stage II sporulation protein M — protein sequence MKQGLFEHRHMAEWEQFSMLLERLERNKDATGVDSFPGDYRRICQHLALARERGYSSFLIDSLQQQVLRGHQQLYRHRSRLGANMLAFILADFPRLVREQWRFVLAACLMFFGSLIGFALLVYLFPDLIYNLLPAEQVSELQSMYDPQAGHLGRSAERAASEDWVMFGYYIMHNIGIAFQTFASGLLFGLGSAFFLFFNGLTIGAVAGHLTQIGYGQTFWSFVIGHGAFELTAIALAGAAGLQLGWALIAPGRLPRAEALRLAARKSVLLICGVMLFLLIAAFIEAYWSSMTAPTPMTKYLVGALLWLSVAAYLLFAGRVRHAPE from the coding sequence ATGAAGCAAGGTCTTTTCGAACATCGGCACATGGCCGAATGGGAGCAATTCTCCATGCTCTTGGAGAGACTGGAGCGGAACAAGGACGCCACGGGTGTCGACAGTTTTCCCGGCGACTACCGGCGCATTTGCCAACACTTGGCGTTGGCTCGCGAACGCGGCTACAGCAGTTTTCTCATCGACTCATTGCAGCAGCAAGTCCTGCGCGGGCATCAACAGCTCTATCGGCATCGCAGCCGATTGGGCGCCAACATGCTGGCTTTCATCCTCGCGGATTTCCCGCGACTGGTGCGCGAACAGTGGCGCTTCGTACTCGCCGCCTGCCTGATGTTTTTCGGCAGCCTGATCGGTTTTGCCTTGCTGGTCTATCTGTTCCCGGACCTGATCTACAACCTGCTCCCGGCCGAACAGGTCAGTGAACTGCAGAGCATGTACGACCCGCAGGCCGGTCACCTCGGGCGCTCGGCGGAGCGAGCAGCCAGTGAAGACTGGGTGATGTTCGGCTACTACATCATGCATAACATCGGGATCGCCTTTCAGACCTTCGCCAGCGGTTTGCTGTTTGGCCTGGGCAGTGCGTTTTTCCTGTTCTTCAACGGTTTGACGATCGGCGCGGTGGCCGGGCATCTGACGCAGATCGGCTACGGGCAAACCTTCTGGTCCTTCGTGATCGGCCATGGCGCCTTCGAACTGACCGCCATTGCCCTGGCCGGAGCCGCCGGCCTGCAATTGGGTTGGGCATTGATCGCACCGGGACGCCTGCCGCGTGCCGAAGCCTTACGTCTGGCGGCGCGAAAAAGTGTGTTGCTGATTTGCGGGGTCATGCTGTTTCTACTGATTGCCGCGTTTATCGAAGCCTATTGGTCGTCAATGACGGCACCGACACCCATGACCAAGTATCTGGTGGGCGCGCTGCTCTGGCTGTCGGTCGCGGCATATCTGCTATTTGCCGGACGGGTGCGCCATGCGCCTGAGTGA
- a CDS encoding DUF4129 domain-containing protein: MRLSDASVVIRPRPTWEAMDLGVLLSQRHRRLLMTSWAIVTLPFFALLTWLLWESPSVAVFIFWWLKPAFERLPLYILSKAMFGETPTLKQALVQWPRLLKPQLLASLTWRRFSMSRSFLLPVVQLEGLSGEARQQRMQVLLQRDAGAARWLTLIGVHLETALWIGLMVLFYLLLPQEVALDWSWQSLMTAATQDWRWLEHLTNVFYALVLVVWEPIYVACGFSLYLNRRTVLEAWDIELVFRRMRQRLNSTTIALLLAAILLLPSTPSVWAAEPVITPDSPRLLEQPLTSQASRDSIKAILDQPPFSNKETVTRYRFGEDKATAQTPDDDKIPQWLKALFELFDSQRFGAVATLIEVLLWSTVIGAIGLLIWRYRDWLQTFVSRRPGPGKKASRPMPQQAFGLDLNRETLPADIAASAESLWQTHPREALGLLYRALLSHLLHDFDLTLKAADTEGQVLERVEQLQQPALLAFSRNLTGHWQNMAYGHRLPPAHSQQELCNGWRALFGPGAAH, translated from the coding sequence ATGCGCCTGAGTGACGCCAGCGTAGTGATCCGCCCGCGCCCGACCTGGGAAGCCATGGACCTCGGGGTACTCTTGAGCCAGCGTCATCGGCGCCTGCTGATGACCAGTTGGGCCATCGTGACCTTGCCGTTTTTTGCGCTGTTGACCTGGCTGCTGTGGGAATCACCGTCCGTCGCGGTGTTCATCTTCTGGTGGTTGAAACCGGCCTTCGAACGCCTGCCGCTGTACATCCTGTCCAAGGCCATGTTTGGTGAAACACCCACGCTGAAACAGGCGCTTGTGCAATGGCCGCGGTTGCTCAAGCCGCAACTGCTGGCCAGCCTGACCTGGCGGCGCTTCAGCATGAGCCGCAGTTTCCTGCTGCCGGTGGTGCAACTCGAAGGCCTGAGCGGTGAGGCGCGCCAGCAGCGAATGCAGGTGTTGTTGCAGCGGGACGCTGGCGCGGCGCGGTGGCTGACGCTGATTGGCGTGCACCTGGAAACCGCGCTGTGGATCGGCTTGATGGTGCTGTTCTATCTACTGCTGCCGCAAGAGGTGGCCCTCGACTGGAGCTGGCAGTCGCTGATGACCGCCGCCACTCAGGACTGGCGCTGGCTGGAACACCTGACCAACGTCTTTTATGCCCTGGTGCTGGTGGTTTGGGAGCCGATCTACGTGGCCTGCGGCTTCAGCCTTTATTTGAACCGGCGCACGGTGCTTGAGGCCTGGGACATCGAGCTGGTGTTTCGCCGCATGCGCCAGCGTTTGAACAGCACCACCATTGCGCTGCTGCTGGCGGCGATTCTGTTGCTGCCGTCCACGCCAAGTGTCTGGGCCGCCGAACCGGTGATTACCCCTGACAGCCCGCGCTTGCTGGAACAGCCACTGACCAGCCAGGCGTCCCGGGACAGCATCAAGGCGATCCTCGATCAGCCACCGTTCAGCAACAAGGAAACCGTCACCCGCTATCGATTCGGCGAGGACAAAGCCACCGCCCAAACCCCGGACGACGACAAGATCCCGCAGTGGCTCAAGGCGCTGTTCGAACTGTTTGACAGTCAACGTTTCGGTGCCGTGGCCACGCTGATCGAGGTCTTGCTGTGGAGCACCGTGATCGGCGCCATCGGTCTGTTGATCTGGCGTTATCGCGACTGGCTGCAAACCTTCGTCAGCCGTCGCCCAGGCCCGGGCAAAAAAGCCTCGCGACCGATGCCGCAACAGGCGTTCGGCCTGGACCTCAACCGCGAAACCTTGCCCGCCGACATCGCCGCCAGCGCTGAAAGTCTGTGGCAGACCCATCCACGCGAAGCGCTCGGATTACTCTATCGCGCCCTGCTCAGCCACTTGCTGCACGACTTCGACCTCACCTTGAAAGCCGCCGATACCGAAGGCCAGGTGCTGGAACGGGTCGAGCAACTGCAACAACCGGCCTTGCTGGCCTTCAGCCGAAACCTGACCGGGCACTGGCAGAACATGGCCTACGGGCATCGTTTGCCGCCGGCGCATTCGCAGCAGGAACTGTGCAACGGCTGGCGAGCCTTGTTCGGTCCGGGAGCGGCGCATTGA
- a CDS encoding DUF4350 domain-containing protein: MNRRAWPVVLGISIAVLLAALSVYLYLKATPYHAEIDHGPAPEAQANPYLAAEHFLRKQGLAVSHANGLDILPSLDPHQHSLLLLGDRHNMTPRQIDQVMNWTRAGGRLLFVAQSLWDEKTGQSNDLLLDRVQLHQSLSKDLKDPPAGVDNDPYPKLTKLYLENEDAPAYASFDTAFHLEDPKNLAQAWANSGKATHMMQLNHGLGSIIVVTDADLWKTSVIDQYDNAWLLWYLTADTSVTLLYDTDHDSLWTLVVRHFPQALVALIALIGLVLWHVGVRHGPLQEPPPKARRQLQEHLRATADFMLRRNGQHSLLQSLQQDILRRVRRRHPGYDQLGVAEQWLVLARLTGQPTRAISQAMSPRPKQRLSSAEFSRQVAHLQTLRNAL; this comes from the coding sequence TTGAACCGGCGCGCCTGGCCGGTGGTGCTCGGCATTTCAATCGCCGTGCTGCTGGCCGCATTGAGCGTTTATCTGTATCTGAAGGCTACACCCTACCACGCCGAAATCGATCACGGCCCCGCCCCCGAAGCGCAGGCCAATCCATACCTGGCCGCCGAACACTTCCTGCGCAAGCAGGGCCTGGCCGTCAGCCATGCCAACGGCCTCGATATCCTACCCAGTCTGGATCCGCACCAGCACAGCCTGTTGTTGCTGGGGGATCGCCACAACATGACGCCACGGCAAATTGATCAAGTGATGAACTGGACCCGCGCTGGCGGGCGCCTGCTGTTTGTCGCCCAATCGCTGTGGGATGAAAAGACCGGGCAAAGCAATGACCTGCTGCTCGACCGGGTACAACTGCACCAATCCTTGAGCAAAGACCTCAAGGATCCACCGGCGGGTGTCGACAACGATCCCTACCCGAAACTGACCAAGCTGTACCTGGAGAACGAGGACGCGCCGGCCTACGCCAGCTTCGATACCGCGTTCCATCTCGAAGACCCGAAAAACCTGGCCCAGGCCTGGGCCAACAGCGGCAAGGCCACGCACATGATGCAGCTCAACCACGGGCTCGGTTCGATCATCGTGGTGACCGATGCCGACCTGTGGAAAACTTCGGTGATCGACCAGTACGACAACGCCTGGCTGCTCTGGTACTTGACGGCGGACACCAGCGTGACACTGCTGTACGACACCGATCACGACAGCCTGTGGACATTGGTGGTGCGCCATTTCCCCCAGGCACTGGTCGCGTTGATTGCACTGATCGGCCTGGTGCTGTGGCATGTCGGTGTGCGCCACGGGCCATTGCAGGAACCGCCGCCGAAAGCACGCCGGCAATTGCAGGAGCATCTGCGCGCGACTGCCGATTTCATGTTGCGGCGCAACGGTCAGCACAGCCTGCTGCAATCGCTGCAACAAGACATTCTGCGCCGGGTCCGACGACGTCATCCCGGTTATGACCAACTCGGCGTCGCCGAACAATGGCTGGTGCTTGCGCGCCTGACCGGCCAACCCACACGCGCAATCAGCCAGGCCATGAGCCCGCGACCGAAGCAGCGACTGTCCAGCGCTGAGTTCAGCCGTCAGGTCGCCCATCTGCAAACCTTGAGGAACGCCTTATGA
- a CDS encoding MoxR family ATPase codes for MSEAIEPDAPSHAAQQRQRASQLAQAIRGELQKAVIGQNTVIDDVLTALIAGGHVLLEGVPGLGKTLLVRALARCFGGEFARIQFTPDLMPSDVTGHAVYDLQTEQFKLRKGPLFTNLLLADEINRAPAKTQAALLEAMQERQVTLEGRALPIAQPFMVLATQNPIEQEGTYPLPEAELDRFMLKVRMDYPDAEQELNMVRQVSRSTRADMLDVQPLRTVLQAKDVLALQRIASDLPLDDQVLDYAVRLARTTRSWPGLTLGAGPRASIALVRCARARALLRGGEFVVPDDIKGCALAVLRHRVRIAPELDIEGLEVDQVLRQLLDQVAAPRL; via the coding sequence ATGAGTGAAGCGATCGAGCCCGACGCTCCCAGCCATGCCGCGCAGCAACGCCAGCGCGCCAGTCAGTTGGCGCAAGCGATACGCGGCGAACTGCAAAAAGCCGTGATCGGCCAGAACACGGTCATCGACGATGTGCTCACGGCATTGATTGCCGGTGGCCATGTGCTGCTCGAAGGTGTGCCGGGACTGGGCAAGACCTTGCTGGTGCGGGCGCTGGCCCGCTGCTTCGGTGGCGAATTCGCGCGCATCCAGTTCACCCCTGACCTGATGCCCAGCGACGTCACCGGACATGCGGTGTACGACTTGCAGACCGAGCAATTCAAACTGCGCAAAGGGCCGCTGTTCACCAATCTGTTGCTGGCCGACGAGATCAATCGCGCCCCGGCGAAAACCCAGGCTGCGTTGCTCGAAGCCATGCAGGAACGGCAAGTCACCCTTGAGGGACGCGCCCTGCCCATTGCGCAACCGTTCATGGTGCTCGCCACGCAAAACCCCATCGAACAGGAAGGCACTTACCCGCTGCCGGAAGCCGAGCTGGATCGCTTCATGCTCAAGGTGCGCATGGACTACCCCGACGCCGAGCAGGAATTGAACATGGTGCGTCAGGTCAGTCGCTCGACCCGTGCCGACATGCTCGATGTGCAGCCGCTGCGCACGGTGTTGCAGGCCAAGGATGTGCTGGCCTTGCAACGTATCGCCAGTGATTTGCCGCTGGATGATCAGGTGCTCGATTACGCCGTTCGCCTGGCTCGCACCACCCGCAGCTGGCCGGGCCTGACCCTCGGTGCCGGGCCTCGGGCTTCCATTGCGCTGGTACGTTGCGCGCGGGCGCGGGCCTTGTTGCGCGGTGGCGAGTTCGTGGTTCCGGATGACATAAAAGGCTGCGCGCTGGCGGTGCTGCGTCATCGCGTGCGCATCGCGCCGGAACTCGATATCGAAGGGCTGGAGGTCGATCAGGTGCTGCGGCAATTACTCGATCAAGTCGCGGCGCCGCGCCTGTGA
- a CDS encoding DUF58 domain-containing protein: MKPSRLLLLWLALLLVIGVVLGALQALEFALPSYLSRINWGLLLALLALALLDAIRLKRLPSPRLQRHMPGSLALGRWSEVRLELEHDLAQPMDLQLFDHVPDGLSFEHLPLTVQLQPGQRSFSSYRLRPLKRGHFSLEHCEVNLPGPLGLWSDKRLLSVSDHTRVYPDFAHLYGGQLLAVDNWLSQLGVRQHQRRGQGLEFHQLREFREGDSLRQIDWKATARQRTPIAREYQDERDQQIIFMLDCGRRMRSQDTELAHFDHALNACLLLSYVALRQGDAVGFSTFASDQPRYLAPVKGSGQLNVLLNTVYDLNSSQRSADYQAAITQLLARQKRRALVVLMTNLRDEDDEELLTAVKRLGKQHRVLVASLREDVLDNLRETPVQTLPEALAYCGTVNYLNARAELHERLSAHGVPVLDARPGELGTQLVTQYLSWKRSGSV; the protein is encoded by the coding sequence GTGAAACCCAGCCGGCTGTTGCTGCTCTGGCTCGCCTTGCTGCTGGTCATCGGCGTTGTGCTGGGTGCTTTGCAGGCGCTGGAATTTGCGCTGCCGTCGTACCTTTCGCGGATCAATTGGGGTTTGCTGCTGGCGCTGCTGGCCCTGGCATTGCTCGATGCCATCCGTCTCAAACGCTTGCCCTCACCGCGCCTGCAACGGCACATGCCCGGCAGCCTGGCCTTGGGTCGCTGGAGTGAGGTACGACTGGAGCTTGAGCACGATCTTGCGCAACCAATGGACTTGCAACTCTTCGACCATGTGCCGGACGGTCTGAGTTTCGAACACCTGCCGCTGACGGTGCAATTGCAACCCGGCCAGCGCAGCTTCAGCAGCTATCGTCTGCGTCCGCTCAAACGCGGGCACTTCAGTCTTGAACACTGCGAGGTCAACCTGCCGGGCCCGTTGGGCCTGTGGTCCGACAAACGCTTACTGAGCGTGAGTGACCACACCCGCGTCTATCCCGACTTCGCCCACCTTTATGGCGGCCAATTATTGGCTGTGGATAACTGGCTCAGCCAGCTCGGCGTACGCCAGCATCAACGCCGTGGCCAAGGGCTGGAATTTCATCAATTGCGCGAGTTTCGCGAGGGCGACAGCCTGCGCCAGATCGACTGGAAAGCCACCGCCCGCCAACGTACGCCGATTGCCCGGGAGTATCAGGACGAGCGCGACCAACAAATCATTTTCATGCTCGACTGCGGCCGGCGCATGCGCAGCCAGGACACAGAGCTGGCGCATTTCGATCACGCGCTCAATGCCTGCCTGCTGTTGAGCTACGTCGCACTGCGTCAGGGAGATGCAGTGGGGTTCAGCACCTTTGCCAGCGATCAACCACGCTACCTCGCCCCCGTCAAAGGCAGCGGGCAGCTCAACGTCTTGCTCAATACGGTCTACGACCTGAACAGCAGCCAACGCAGCGCAGACTACCAAGCCGCCATCACTCAACTGCTCGCCCGACAAAAACGCCGGGCGCTGGTGGTGCTGATGACCAACCTGCGCGATGAGGACGATGAAGAATTGCTGACAGCCGTCAAACGCCTGGGCAAACAGCATCGAGTGCTGGTCGCCAGCCTGCGCGAAGACGTACTCGACAATCTGCGGGAAACACCCGTGCAGACTTTGCCCGAAGCCCTGGCCTATTGCGGCACGGTGAATTACTTGAATGCTCGGGCCGAACTCCATGAGCGGTTAAGCGCCCATGGCGTGCCGGTGCTGGATGCGCGGCCCGGGGAATTGGGCACGCAATTGGTTACGCAGTATTTGAGCTGGAAGCGAAGCGGCAGTGTTTAG
- a CDS encoding PilZ domain-containing protein has product MFTDRRIERHQLPYFLKVFNSITDKPIGYLGNVSEDGLMLISQLPMMIGADFGLRLKIPVGDGGQQVIDLRACCLWCHEDATPHHYDAGFTLQRAPPEYGQLVEALKQYFSFQPLPASA; this is encoded by the coding sequence ATGTTCACTGACCGCCGGATCGAGCGGCATCAACTGCCGTATTTTCTGAAAGTGTTCAACAGCATCACTGACAAACCCATCGGTTATCTGGGCAATGTCTCTGAAGACGGGCTGATGCTTATCAGTCAGTTGCCGATGATGATCGGCGCGGATTTCGGCTTGCGTCTGAAGATCCCCGTCGGCGATGGAGGCCAACAGGTCATCGACTTGCGGGCGTGTTGTCTGTGGTGTCACGAAGACGCAACGCCTCACCACTATGACGCCGGGTTCACCCTGCAACGGGCACCGCCGGAATATGGACAACTGGTGGAGGCATTGAAGCAGTATTTCAGTTTTCAGCCGTTGCCGGCTTCGGCCTGA
- a CDS encoding tetratricopeptide repeat protein, which yields MRFVLIAALAISALSVTGCTRFSMNHHLNLAYSAYDRGNCEQVMLELSKVERASRARPYVWPEVSMMRGQCLERQKMFIDAAQTYQFIIASYPQSEYAYRARARLETLQSLGHYPTRSAAAVRPTQF from the coding sequence ATGCGATTCGTGCTCATTGCCGCCCTTGCCATCAGCGCCCTCAGCGTCACGGGCTGCACCCGATTTTCCATGAACCATCATTTGAACCTAGCCTACAGCGCCTATGACCGGGGCAACTGCGAGCAGGTCATGCTCGAACTGTCCAAGGTCGAGCGCGCCAGTCGGGCGCGGCCTTATGTCTGGCCGGAGGTGTCGATGATGCGCGGCCAGTGCCTGGAACGGCAGAAAATGTTCATTGATGCCGCTCAGACCTACCAGTTCATCATCGCCTCGTACCCGCAAAGCGAATACGCCTACCGCGCTCGCGCCCGCCTGGAAACCTTGCAGAGCCTGGGTCATTACCCGACCCGCAGTGCCGCAGCGGTACGCCCGACGCAGTTCTGA
- the pyk gene encoding pyruvate kinase yields MSVRRTKIVATLGPASNSPEVLEQLILAGLDVARLNFSHGTPDEHKARAKLVRDLAAKHGRFVALLGDLQGPKIRIAKFANKKIELKIGDKFTFSTSHPLTEGNQQVVGIDYPDLVKDCGVGDELLLDDGRVVMRVDTATATELNCTVTIGGPLSDHKGINRRGGGLTAPALTEKDKADIKLAAEMEVDYLAVSFPRDAADMEYARQLRDEAGGTAWLVAKIERAEAVADDETLDGLIQASDAVMVARGDLGVEIGDAELVGIQKKIILHARRHNKAVIVATQMMESMIQNPMPTRAEVSDVANAVLDYTDAVMLSAESAAGLYPLEAVQAMARICVGAEKHPTGKTSSHRIGKEFTRCDESIALATMYTANHFPGVKAIIALTESGYTPLIMSRIRSSVPIYAYSPHRETQARAAMFRGVYTIPFDPASLEPHEVSQKAIDELVKRGVVEKGDWVILTKGDSYHTTGGTNGMKILHVGDPMV; encoded by the coding sequence ATGTCCGTCCGTCGTACCAAAATCGTCGCTACCCTTGGCCCGGCCAGTAACTCGCCGGAAGTTCTCGAACAGCTGATTCTGGCTGGCCTGGACGTCGCCCGCCTGAACTTCTCCCACGGCACCCCCGACGAGCACAAGGCTCGCGCGAAGCTGGTGCGTGACCTGGCCGCCAAGCACGGTCGCTTCGTCGCCCTGCTGGGTGACCTGCAAGGCCCGAAAATCCGTATCGCCAAATTCGCCAACAAGAAGATCGAGCTGAAGATCGGTGACAAGTTCACCTTCTCCACCAGCCATCCTCTGACTGAAGGCAACCAGCAAGTGGTCGGCATCGACTACCCGGACCTGGTCAAGGACTGCGGCGTGGGCGACGAGCTGCTGCTCGACGACGGTCGCGTGGTGATGCGCGTCGATACCGCCACGGCCACCGAACTGAACTGCACCGTGACCATCGGCGGCCCGCTGTCCGACCACAAAGGCATCAACCGTCGCGGTGGCGGCCTGACCGCTCCGGCCCTGACTGAAAAAGACAAGGCTGACATCAAGCTCGCTGCGGAAATGGAAGTCGACTACCTCGCGGTCTCTTTCCCGCGTGACGCCGCCGACATGGAATACGCCCGTCAACTGCGCGACGAAGCCGGCGGCACTGCCTGGCTGGTAGCGAAGATCGAACGCGCTGAAGCCGTGGCCGACGACGAAACCCTCGACGGCCTGATCCAGGCTTCCGACGCGGTGATGGTGGCCCGTGGCGACCTGGGCGTGGAAATCGGCGACGCCGAGCTGGTGGGCATTCAGAAGAAGATCATTCTGCACGCACGCCGCCACAACAAGGCTGTGATCGTGGCGACCCAGATGATGGAGTCGATGATCCAGAACCCGATGCCGACTCGCGCTGAAGTGTCCGACGTGGCCAACGCCGTGCTCGACTACACCGACGCCGTGATGTTGTCTGCCGAATCCGCTGCCGGTCTGTATCCGCTGGAAGCCGTGCAAGCGATGGCGCGTATCTGCGTCGGCGCTGAAAAGCACCCGACCGGCAAGACCTCCAGCCATCGCATCGGCAAGGAATTCACCCGCTGCGACGAGAGCATTGCGCTGGCGACCATGTACACCGCCAACCACTTCCCGGGCGTTAAAGCGATCATCGCATTGACCGAAAGCGGCTACACCCCGCTGATCATGTCGCGCATCCGTTCTTCGGTGCCGATCTATGCGTATTCGCCGCACCGCGAAACCCAGGCGCGCGCAGCGATGTTCCGTGGCGTGTACACCATTCCGTTCGACCCGGCCTCGCTGGAGCCACACGAAGTCAGCCAGAAGGCGATCGACGAGCTGGTCAAGCGCGGCGTCGTGGAAAAAGGCGACTGGGTCATCCTGACCAAGGGCGACAGCTACCACACCACCGGCGGCACCAACGGCATGAAAATCCTGCACGTTGGCGACCCGATGGTCTGA
- a CDS encoding delta-60 repeat domain-containing protein, which produces MSTSPPISPGEFDPSFGPLHDGKLLLVYSDYVVNNGQLISEAPDGKIYVGGTSWARGSTLPEHFSLTRVLSDGTLDSEFGIAGTAHLKLTAPDVSLGRTPIQLFYITHDGEEKILLSMGQHSMGEGASTITEALIRLTDKGELDKSFGTDGLLLITPPFKVESTQQPASDIMYDGSIASGRTVHASDGRIYIISAAIDPDLGLGVGVVMCFDYNGVADLTFNNTGYASLAEVLGVRSSLNDIVVQDGKITVCGWATSGALLARLNLDGSFDKTFSGVGYKLLAGTSFQFTSLAVLPDGRTVATGFGFPERKGLVAAYTPTGLIDRSFNQGAPIYENFDDAVAVLFLGMGYKDDKIVVSGRYIVGQTPYFVTARYLVNGRRDTNFGNGKGWVVHELGSRALAHGMTLQSDGKILVIGNDHDGFYGHTVIVTRLQNGA; this is translated from the coding sequence ATGAGCACCTCCCCACCCATCTCCCCAGGTGAATTCGACCCAAGTTTTGGACCACTGCACGATGGCAAGCTACTCCTGGTATATAGCGACTACGTTGTTAACAATGGCCAATTAATTTCGGAAGCCCCTGACGGAAAAATCTATGTCGGCGGAACCAGTTGGGCACGAGGAAGCACTTTACCCGAACATTTCAGTCTGACTCGAGTTTTAAGCGACGGCACACTCGATTCCGAATTCGGTATCGCGGGTACTGCACATTTAAAGCTCACGGCACCTGATGTCAGCTTAGGTAGGACACCTATTCAACTGTTTTACATCACCCATGACGGAGAAGAAAAAATCCTTTTATCCATGGGGCAACACTCCATGGGAGAAGGCGCGTCCACAATAACTGAAGCGTTGATCCGATTAACCGATAAGGGAGAGCTGGACAAGAGCTTTGGTACCGATGGCCTCCTGCTCATCACCCCTCCTTTCAAAGTCGAATCCACTCAACAGCCGGCCTCGGACATCATGTACGACGGCAGCATTGCTTCAGGGCGTACGGTACATGCGTCGGATGGCAGGATTTACATTATTTCTGCAGCCATTGACCCGGATCTGGGCTTGGGAGTCGGTGTAGTGATGTGTTTTGACTATAACGGTGTTGCTGACCTGACATTTAACAACACCGGATACGCGTCTCTTGCTGAAGTACTCGGTGTTCGCAGTTCGCTTAACGATATTGTTGTGCAGGATGGGAAAATCACTGTGTGTGGCTGGGCGACCTCTGGCGCACTACTGGCTCGACTCAATTTGGATGGTAGTTTTGACAAAACTTTTTCGGGAGTCGGATACAAGCTACTGGCAGGAACAAGTTTTCAATTTACTTCCCTGGCCGTGCTACCTGATGGTCGAACTGTCGCTACAGGTTTTGGGTTCCCTGAGCGCAAAGGCTTAGTGGCCGCTTATACGCCCACCGGTCTAATCGACCGGAGTTTTAACCAAGGCGCCCCCATTTACGAAAACTTTGACGATGCCGTGGCTGTCCTGTTTTTGGGTATGGGTTACAAAGACGATAAAATCGTTGTCTCCGGAAGATACATCGTTGGTCAGACTCCATATTTTGTGACCGCGCGATACCTCGTTAACGGTCGTCGTGATACGAACTTCGGGAATGGCAAGGGCTGGGTTGTTCACGAGTTAGGTAGTCGAGCCCTCGCACATGGGATGACTTTGCAATCGGACGGAAAAATCCTGGTAATTGGTAACGATCATGACGGTTTCTATGGCCATACCGTTATCGTCACTCGACTGCAAAACGGCGCCTGA